The Sesamum indicum cultivar Zhongzhi No. 13 linkage group LG1, S_indicum_v1.0, whole genome shotgun sequence genome includes a window with the following:
- the LOC105172376 gene encoding protein pleiotropic regulatory locus 1 gives MPGATMDSELPVEPQSIKKLSFKSMKRALDLFSPIHGQFPPPDPESKKIRVSHKLNTEYGGVKSVATESSTHTASAKSQAEKASAPSNVLALPGPEQPNEMQKGGPQKDLVISSTAQPRGPSEVGVQGRSTAVIPAHGSSERNLSTSAIMERIPSRWPRPVWHPPWKNYRVISGHLGWVRSVAIDPSNSWFCTGSADRTIKIWDLASGRLKLTLTGHIDQIRGLAVSSKHTYMFSAGDDKLVKCWDLEQNKVIRSYHGHLSGVYSLALHPTIDILLTGGRDSVCRVWDIRSKMQIHALSGHDNTVCSIFTRPTDPQVITGSHDSTIKFWDLRYGKTMATLTHHKKSVRAMAPHPKEDCFVSASAENIKKFKLPTGEFMHNMLSQQKTIINSAAVNEEGVLATAGDNGSLWFWDWKSGHNFQQAQTIVQPGSLDSEAGIYAITYDLTGSRLITCEADKTIKMWKEDETATPETHPLHFKPPRDIRRF, from the exons ATGCCAGGCGCAACGATGGATTCCGAGCTACCTGTGGAGCCGCAGTCGATAAAGAAGCTCAGCTTCAAATCCATGAAGCGAGCGCTCGATCTGTTCTCTCCTATCCACGGTCAATTTCCCCCTCCCGACCCGGAAAG CAAGAAGATTCGAGTGAGTCATAAG CTCAATACTGAGTATGGAGGCGTGAAAAGCGTGGCAACAGAATCTTCTACTCATACAGCATCTGCAAAAAGTCAGGCAGAGAAAGCTTCTGCTCCTTCCAATGTCCTTGCACTTCCAG GCCCTGAACAGCCAAATGAAATGCAGAAGGGAGGGCCGCAGAAGGATTTGGTGATTAGTTCAACAGCACAGCCTAGGGGCCC TAGCGAAGTTGGTGTTCAAGGCAGGAGTACAGCAGTTATTCCTGCTCATGGTTCATCTGAAAG GAATCTTTCAACTTCTGCCATTATGGAAAGGATTCCAAGTAGGTGGCCTCGTCCTGTATGGCATCCTCCCTGGAAGAATTACAGG GTCATTAGTGGCCATCTGGGTTGGGTGCGGTCCGTTGCTATTGACCCGAGTAATTCTTGGTTTTGCACGGGATCTGCTGATCGAACAATCAAG ATATGGGACTTAGCAAGTGGCCGACTGAAGCTCACACTTACTGGTCACATCGACCAAATACGAG GCCTGGCTGTTAGTAGCAAGCACACTTACATGTTTTCTGCCGGAGATGACAAACTAGTTAAATGTTGGGATCTAGAGCAGAATAAG GTTATTCGTTCTTATCATGGTCACCTTAGTGGTGTTTATTCCTTGGCTCTTCATCCTACAATTGATATTTTGCTTACCGGAGGTCGAGATTCGGTTTGTCGG gTGTGGGATATACGCAGCAAGATGCAAATTCATGCTCTTTCTGGTCATGATAATACAGTTTGCTCAATCTTCACACGACCTACG GATCCACAAGTCATAACAGGTTCTCATGATTCAACTATAAAGTTCTGGGACCTTAGATATG GTAAAACAATGGCAACTCTCACCCACCATAAAAAATCTGTACGGGCTATGGCTCCACATCCTAAGGA GGACTGTTTTGTATCTGCATCTGCTGAGAATATTAAGAAGTTTAAACTCCCAACAGGAGAGTTCATGCACAACATGCT CTCTCAAcagaaaactattattaattctgCAGCCGTCAATGAGGAGGGTGTACTGGCCACAGCGG GTGATAATGGAAGTTTGTGGTTCTGGGACTGGAAGAGTGGTCATAATTTTCAACAAGCCCAAACCATTGTTCAGCCTG GTTCACTGGATAGTGAAGCAGGTATATATGCAATCACGTATGATTTAACTGGTTCAAGGCTGATCACTTGTGAGGCAGACAAGACTATCAAGATGTGGAAAGAGGATGAAACTGCAACCCCTGAAACTCATCCCCTTCATTTTAAGCCACCCAGAGATATACGGCGCTTCTAG
- the LOC105172351 gene encoding AT-hook motif nuclear-localized protein 11: MDQRESMQLTGSASYYVHPGTAESVTGLQNSPSMSPLSNAAVHFQSNAGGSLTLPTLPLDTSSAMSGHGVSIGPPSAMHQGEPVRRKRGRPRKYGHDGAASLGLSPSMSSPAPIIRPTQKWRGRPPGTGRKQQLSSLGGSVFNGAGTMTPHIINIAVGEDIKRKILSLLQGRRAIVILSGIGSISAANIKISSSSGSVTYEGHFDMVNLSGSYVNDADGPQGPSGGLNVTFAGPDGRLIGGPVEGVLIAASPVQVIVGSLMPCTSKPKNKVIEDPETPGDPDRTLGSSVSPANIQPSQNLTPMGAWPSSR, translated from the exons ATGGATCAAAGGGAAAGCATGCAATTAACGGGCTCAGCTTCATATTATGTGCATCCAGGCACGGCGGAGTCTGTGACAGGGTTACAAAATTCACCTAGCATGAGTCCGTTATCTAATGCTGCTGTACACTTCCAATCCAATGCTGGGGGCAGCTTAACTCTACCAACATTACCTTTGGATACTTCATCAGCAATGTCTGGTCATGGAGTTAGCATTGGTCCACCTTCTGCTATGCATCAAGGTGAACCTGTGCGTAGAAAACGGGGACGGCCACGTAAGTACGGACATGATGGTGCAGCTTCATTGGGATTATCGCCCTCCATGTCTAGCCCTGCACCCATAATAAGACCAACCCAAAAGTGGAGAGGAAGGCCACCAGGAACTGGTCGAAAGCAGCAACTATCTTCTCTAG GTGGATCTGTGTTTAATGGAGCTGGAACAATGACTCCACATATCATCAACATCGCAGTTGGGGAA GACATCAAAAGAAAGATATTGTCACTCTTACAAGGCCGAAGAGCCATAGTTATCTTATCAGGCATTGGTTCCATCTCAGCtgcaaacatcaaaatttcaagttcTAGTGGGAGCGTCACTTATGAG GGGCACTTTGATATGGTAAATCTATCTGGCTCTTATGTCAATGATGCTGACGGTCCTCAGGGGCCAAGTGGTGGTCTAAATGTTACTTTTGCTGGTCCTGATGGCCGTCTCATAGGGGGTCCTGTTGAGGGAGTTCTCATTGCTGCCAGCCCTGTTCAG GTAATTGTTGGAAGCTTGATGCCTTGCACTTCAAAGCCGAAAAATAAGGTGATCGAAGATCCGGAAACTCCAGGGGATCCTGATCGTACACTTGGCAGTTCAGTAAGTCCTGCTAACATTCAGCCTAGTCAGAATCTCACTCCAATGGGTGCCTGGCCGAGTTCCAGATGA
- the LOC105172340 gene encoding uncharacterized protein LOC105172340, translating into MSKKNDLGRRKRLHDFDLRREKEEKEKREKKLQAKKNKMKVDGSSSKKKKGGGGFQVGKKKLKTKLTPLAKAQAAQAMEVDK; encoded by the exons ATGTCGAAGAAGAACGACTTAGGCCGAAGGAAAAGGCTACACGACTTCGATCTAAGAA gagaaaaagaagagaaggaaaagagGGAAAAGAAACTTCAAGCCAAGAAAAACAAGATGAAA GTTGATGGTAGCAGCagtaagaagaagaagggtggtggtggatttcaagtaggaaagaaaaagttgaaaacgAAGTTGACACCATTGGCAAAAGCTCAAGCTGCCCAAGCAATGGAGGTCGACAAATGA
- the LOC105172360 gene encoding putative ripening-related protein 1 codes for MTNFSKGAILLLLLILSAQSLEARLQSCKPSGTIRGKKPPPGQCNQENDSDCCKDGKLYTTYKCSPPVTGTTKAVLTLNSFEEGGDGGGPSECDNNYHSDNTPVVALSTGWYSGGSRCLNNITVSANGRSVTAMVVDECDSTMGCDEDHDYQPPCPNNIVDASKAVWKALGVPEDDWGELDITWSDAKSCKPSGKIKGKKPPKDQCNRENDSDCCEEGKYYDIYKCSPKVTAHTKAVLTINSFEKGGDGGGPSECDGKYHSDHIPIVALSTGWFNKMHRCFKNITIYGNGKSVNAMVVDECDSTKGCDADHDYQPPCDNNIVDGSKAVWEALGVPQKDRGLMDIHWTDA; via the exons ATGACAAACTTCAGTAAAGGGGCTATTCTTCTTTTGCTACTCATCCTTTCTGCACAGTCTTTGGAAGCCAGACTTCAATCTTGCAAGCCAAGTGGCACAATAAGGGGTAAAAAACCACCTCCGGGGCAATGTAACCAGGAAAATGACTCGGATTGCTGCAAAGATGGGAAGCTTTACACCACTTACAAGTGCTCACCTCCTGTTACTGGAACCACAAAAGCGGTTCTCACTCTCAACAGCTTCGAGGAGGGTGGAGATGGAGGTGGCCCGTCAGAGTGTGATAACAACTACCATTCTGACAACACACCTGTTGTCGCGCTATCGACTGGATGGTACAGTGGAGGGTCAAGGTGCCTTAACAACATAACTGTAAGTGCTAATGGCCGGAGCGTGACGGCTATGGTGGTCGACGAGTGTGATTCTACAATGGGATGCGATGAGGATCATGATTATCAGCCACCATGTCCTAACAATATTGTTGATGCCTCTAAAGCTGTTTGGAAAGCCTTGGGAGTACCTGAAGATGACTGGGGAGAGTTGGACATCACTTGGTCTGAT GCTAAATCCTGCAAACCTAGTGGCAAGATTAAGGGAAAGAAACCTCCTAAAGACCAATGCAATCGGGAAAACGATTCTGATTGCTGTGAAGAAGGTAAGTACTATGACATCTACAAATGCTCACCTAAAGTTACAGCTCACACAAAAGCTGTCCTCACAATCAACAGCTTTGAGAAAGGCGGCGATGGTGGGGGGCCATCAGAATGCGATGGCAAGTACCACTCTGATCACATACCAATCGTGGCTCTGTCGACAGGTTGGTTCAACAAAATGCACAGGTGCTTCAAGAATATCACCATTTATGGTAATGGAAAAAGTGTCAATGCTATGGTGGTTGATGAGTGTGACTCCACGAAAGGGTGTGATGCAGATCACGACTACCAGCCACCATGCGACAACAACATAGTGGATGGATCAAAAGCCGTCTGGGAAGCTTTAGGGGTGCCCCAAAAGGATAGAGGTCTGATGGATATCCACTGGACTGATGCTTGA